A stretch of Sulfurimonas autotrophica DSM 16294 DNA encodes these proteins:
- a CDS encoding SAF domain-containing protein, whose translation MKNRNTRIIMGIMAGLVLFSSSVALLLYLKQSKHKETAQNNIEVFVAAKNLKKGDLLDAGSIKKAKLPKSYISFTPLTDSEIISHYARVNIYKDEPIRLEKISALKPVEKIKQTVKKSETKVQTTLNKVQQVTEDTLSVSLSVFKNKNTLLRGGDYVDIASVIPSSTKTDNFNTRYIALHVKINNFVSNGKTLSTPISYNAKKQIIRADTIVFLMSPKDIKNFLAVYYKTQALNANRVYNTNNYGGQLWMIKTPKVIDENLQAQKKRLMVDRKVYRKRAKKQHQKVKISYEK comes from the coding sequence ATGAAAAATAGAAACACAAGAATAATAATGGGGATAATGGCTGGGCTTGTGCTTTTTAGCTCATCGGTGGCACTGCTTTTATATTTAAAGCAAAGTAAGCACAAAGAAACTGCCCAAAACAATATTGAAGTTTTTGTCGCCGCTAAAAATCTAAAAAAAGGGGATCTGCTCGATGCCGGTTCCATTAAAAAAGCAAAACTTCCAAAAAGTTATATATCTTTTACACCGCTTACCGACAGTGAAATTATAAGCCATTATGCACGTGTAAATATTTATAAGGATGAACCTATACGTTTGGAAAAAATATCTGCCCTAAAGCCTGTTGAGAAGATAAAACAAACAGTGAAAAAGAGCGAAACAAAAGTACAGACGACTCTAAACAAAGTGCAGCAGGTAACAGAGGATACACTCAGTGTTTCGCTCTCTGTATTTAAAAACAAAAATACGCTCTTAAGAGGGGGAGATTATGTAGATATTGCATCTGTTATTCCCTCAAGCACTAAAACCGATAACTTTAACACAAGATATATAGCCTTACATGTAAAGATAAATAACTTTGTAAGTAATGGTAAAACTCTCAGCACACCAATTTCCTATAATGCAAAAAAACAGATTATACGAGCCGATACTATTGTTTTTCTGATGTCACCAAAAGATATTAAAAACTTTCTGGCGGTTTATTATAAAACACAGGCTCTCAATGCAAACAGAGTGTACAACACAAACAACTACGGCGGGCAATTATGGATGATAAAAACACCCAAAGTTATAGATGAAAACCTCCAGGCACAAAAGAAGCGGCTTATGGTTGACAGAAAAGTGTATAGAAAAAGAGCAAAAAAGCAGCACCAAAAGGTAAAAATTTCTTATGAAAAATAG